In one window of Microtus pennsylvanicus isolate mMicPen1 chromosome 2, mMicPen1.hap1, whole genome shotgun sequence DNA:
- the LOC142844864 gene encoding olfactory receptor 4F3/4F16/4F29-like: MYQSNSSVVSEFVFLGLTNSWSIQLLLFVFSSMFYVASMTGNSLIVFAVASDPHLHSPMYFLLANLSFIDLGVSSVVSPKMIYDLFRKHRVISFRGCVTQIFFIHVIGGVEMVLLIAMAFDRYVAICKPLHYLTIMSPRMCILFLVAAWVVGLIHSLVQLAFVVDLPFCGPNVLDSFYCDLPRFIKLACIDTYQLEFMVTANSGFISVGSFIILIISYIVIIITVQKHSSSSSSKALSTLSAHISVVVLFFGPLIFFYNWPSPSIHLDKFLAIFDAVVTPFLNPVIYTFRNQEMKVAMRRVRRQLLSYRKTS; encoded by the exons atgtatcAATCTAACTCT TCCGTGGTATCAGAGTTTGTGTTTCTGGGACTCACCAATTCTTGGAGTATTCAACTATTGCTCTTTGTGTTCTCCTCCATGTTTTATGTAGCAAGCATGACAGGAAACTCCCTCATCGTGTTCGCTGTGGCTTCTGACCCTCACCTACACTCTCCCATGTACTTCCTGTTGGCTAACCTCTCCTTCATCGACTtgggtgtttcttctgttgtgtccCCCAAGATGATTTATGACTTATTCAGAAAACACAGAGTCATCTCCTTTAGAGGCTGTGTCACTCAAATCTTCTTCATTCATGTCATTGGTGGTGTGGAGATGGTGCTGCTcatagccatggcttttgacagatatgtggccatatgtAAGCCTCTCCATTACTTGACCATTATGAGCCCGAGGATGTGCATCTTGTTTTTAGTGGCTGCCTGGGTGGTTGGCCTTATTCACTCTCTGGTTCAACTAGCTTTTGTAGTAGACTTACCTTTCTGTGGGCCAAATGTGTTGGACAGCTTCTACTGTGACCTTCCTCGATTTATCAAACTTGCCTGCATAGACACTTACCAACTGGAATTCATGGTCACAGCCAACAGTGGATTCATCTCTGTGGGCTCCTTCATCATACTGATCATTTCCTATATTGTCATCATAATCACTGTACAAAAACACTCATCAAGTTCTTCCTCTAAGGCTCTGTCCACACTTTCAGCTCATATCTCTGTGGTTGTCTTATTCTTTGGTCCTTTGATATTCTTCTATAACTGGCCTTCTCCTTCAATACACCTGGACAAATTTCTGGCAATTTTTGATGCAGTTGTTACTCCTTTTCTGAATCCTGTGATATACACATTCAGAAATCAGGAAATGAAGGTAGCAATGAGGAGAGTACGCAGACAGCTACTTAGTTATAGGAAAACTTCTTAA